The DNA window TGACGGTGATGGGCTTTCCTTTTCCCACCCGCGCCACGGTGATTCAGTTGGAGAACGGCGACCTGTGGGTGCATTCTCCGACCCCGCTCACCAACGATCTGAAGGATGCCCTGGCGGTGCTGGGGCCGGTGCGACATCTCGTTGCGCCGAACCAGTTCCACTTTCTGCACATTCCCGAATGGGCGCGTGCCTATCCCGACGCGGCCTTCTGGATGGCACCGGGTACGAAGGAACGGGCGGCAAAGCACGGGGTCGGCCTGCCGAACGGGCAGGAATTACAGCCCCGAGAGGCACAAGAACCCTGGGCCGAGCAGATCGACCAGCTTTTGGTGCGCGGCAGCCGGACGCACAAGGAGCTCGCGTTCTTTCACAAGTCGTCGACCACGACCATCCTGACCGACCTGATCGAGGCTTTCGAGACCGGCAAGCTGCCGGCCCGGTGCCGGCCCTTCGTGTGGCTGAACGGGATCGACGATCACGACGGCAAGACACCGCCGCTGATCCGCTGGACCTTTAGCGACAAACAGGCGTTCGCCGAGGATATCGAGACGATTGTCGGCTGGGGCGCGCGGCGCGTGATCATCGCCCACGGGCGCTGGTATGATCGCGACGGCACGGCAGAGTTGGAGCGCGCCTTTCGCAAGTTGCTGGCGCCGCGCCAATGGGATCGCGCGATGCGGGACATGAAAGCCCGCGAAAGGGACGACGATCCGACCTAGGGCGGGCGCGGCAGGTTGGCGCAGTCCTGCAAAGCTGGATCGGCCTCAGCGAATGATGTTCGGGCGAAACCGCATGCGGGCGCGGCGTTCCTGGGGCAGGTGACGGTTCAGCCGCCGGTTCGCCAGGCCGAAGACGGAGATCACCGCCAGTGTCAGCAGGATGAAATACCCTGCCAGGATCGGGTACGGCACGAACGGGTTGAACGTCTTGTCGGCGAAGTAATTCGCGTAATAGAGCGCGTCGCCCCGTTGCTGCCACGCCGGGAAGGCCGAGAAGAAGACCAGAGTGGTCGCGTGGAAAAGAAAGATCGCCTCGTTTGTGTAGGCGGGCCAGGCCAGACGCAGCATGGTGGGCCAGATGATCCGCCGAAACCGGGTGAACCCCGAGAACCCGTAGGCATCCGCCGCCTCGACCTCGCCCTTGGGGATC is part of the Roseovarius sp. THAF9 genome and encodes:
- a CDS encoding DUF4336 domain-containing protein, yielding MTATGYEPLNVLKPVADRIWIIDGAPVTVMGFPFPTRATVIQLENGDLWVHSPTPLTNDLKDALAVLGPVRHLVAPNQFHFLHIPEWARAYPDAAFWMAPGTKERAAKHGVGLPNGQELQPREAQEPWAEQIDQLLVRGSRTHKELAFFHKSSTTTILTDLIEAFETGKLPARCRPFVWLNGIDDHDGKTPPLIRWTFSDKQAFAEDIETIVGWGARRVIIAHGRWYDRDGTAELERAFRKLLAPRQWDRAMRDMKARERDDDPT